A region of Methanocorpusculum labreanum Z DNA encodes the following proteins:
- the gltA gene encoding NADPH-dependent glutamate synthase → MDRDADLRVADFEEVDLGLTKEQVIAEAKRCIQCKKPKCISGCPVGIDIPAFIQAIADEKLQDAVDIIKKDNMLPAVCGRVCPQETQCQGVCVLGIKGTPIAIGQLERYVADIERKKGAKCPKCAQPTNKKVAVVGSGPAGLACAAELARRGHSVTIFESLHEAGGVLMYGIPAFRMPKDIVQYEINQVKKLGVEIKTNHIVGRSVSVEELLSYSAVFLGTGAGLPYFMGIQGENLPGVYSANEFLTRVNLMGANKFPENDTPVKVGKKVVVVGGGNVAMDAARVARRMGADVTLMYRRGEADMPARLDEVRHAKEEGVFFMTATNPIAILGENNAVSGVKAIKMELGTPGDDGRCSFYPVEGSEFVVEADVVIEAIGQGPNPLLLRMLPELTRNRNGSVAVNCLGETSIQKVYAGGDVATGAATVILAMGTAKEAAVAIDKKLRT, encoded by the coding sequence ATGGACCGCGATGCAGATCTCAGAGTAGCCGACTTTGAAGAAGTGGATCTCGGACTCACCAAAGAGCAGGTCATTGCCGAGGCAAAACGGTGTATCCAGTGTAAAAAACCGAAATGCATCAGCGGATGCCCGGTCGGAATCGACATTCCGGCATTCATCCAGGCGATCGCCGATGAAAAGCTCCAGGATGCCGTGGACATCATCAAAAAAGACAACATGCTTCCTGCCGTCTGCGGACGGGTCTGCCCGCAGGAAACCCAGTGTCAGGGAGTCTGTGTCCTCGGCATAAAGGGCACGCCGATCGCGATCGGTCAGCTCGAAAGGTACGTTGCCGACATCGAACGAAAGAAGGGAGCGAAGTGCCCGAAGTGCGCCCAGCCGACCAATAAAAAAGTGGCGGTCGTCGGCTCGGGTCCGGCAGGTCTTGCCTGTGCAGCCGAGCTTGCACGCCGCGGTCATTCGGTGACGATCTTCGAATCCCTGCATGAGGCGGGAGGCGTGCTGATGTACGGTATCCCGGCGTTCCGTATGCCCAAAGACATCGTCCAGTACGAGATCAATCAGGTGAAAAAGCTCGGTGTCGAGATCAAAACGAACCATATCGTCGGTCGGTCGGTCTCGGTCGAAGAGCTTCTCTCCTACAGCGCCGTTTTCCTTGGAACAGGCGCCGGCCTGCCGTACTTCATGGGCATTCAGGGAGAGAATCTGCCCGGCGTGTACTCGGCAAACGAGTTCCTTACCCGCGTGAATCTGATGGGAGCAAACAAGTTCCCTGAAAACGACACCCCGGTAAAAGTCGGCAAAAAAGTGGTCGTCGTCGGCGGCGGGAACGTCGCGATGGATGCGGCGCGTGTCGCCCGGCGTATGGGCGCAGACGTAACGCTGATGTACCGCAGAGGCGAGGCAGATATGCCGGCAAGACTCGATGAGGTCCGTCATGCAAAGGAGGAAGGTGTCTTCTTCATGACCGCGACCAACCCGATCGCGATCCTCGGCGAGAACAACGCCGTCTCCGGCGTCAAGGCCATCAAAATGGAACTCGGCACGCCCGGAGACGACGGACGCTGCTCCTTCTATCCCGTAGAAGGAAGCGAGTTCGTGGTCGAGGCGGATGTCGTGATCGAAGCAATCGGTCAGGGACCAAACCCGCTTCTCCTCAGAATGCTGCCCGAACTTACCAGAAACAGAAACGGCAGCGTTGCCGTGAACTGTCTTGGCGAAACGAGCATTCAAAAAGTCTACGCCGGCGGGGATGTTGCAACCGGCGCGGCCACCGTGATTCTCGCAATGGGGACCGCGAAAGAAGCGGCCGTCGCGATCGATAAAAAGCTGAGAACCTAA
- a CDS encoding cation diffusion facilitator family transporter gives MSDNTAKKNVARLSILSNAFLTIAKLIVGLSIGSVSIISEAIHSGMDLFASFIAYFSVRKSAMPPDTDHAFGHGKYEDASGLIEALLIILAAGIIIWEAVTKLIYGGDTLSTNLLFIGMIVMGVSACLNFFVSQKLMKVAKATDSIALESDAWHLRTDVFTSVGVVAGLILIRITGLTFLDSVIAILVALLILREAYSLIRRSFSDLMDQSLDEEEVEKICEIICRHQDEYTNYHSLKTRKAGPDKFVEFHLMMPHATPLSDAHKVLQEVEDELKAEIPRVTVIVHLDPCDGRCNRDTCTFFCRRKT, from the coding sequence GTGTCAGATAATACTGCCAAAAAAAACGTTGCACGCCTCTCCATACTCTCGAATGCATTTCTTACGATAGCTAAGCTGATCGTCGGCCTCAGCATAGGATCGGTCAGTATAATATCCGAGGCCATTCACTCGGGAATGGACCTGTTCGCCTCATTCATCGCCTACTTCTCCGTTCGAAAATCCGCGATGCCTCCTGACACCGACCATGCGTTCGGTCACGGCAAATATGAAGACGCATCGGGTCTCATCGAAGCTCTGCTGATCATCCTTGCAGCAGGCATCATCATCTGGGAAGCGGTGACCAAACTGATTTACGGAGGCGACACCCTCTCTACCAATCTTCTCTTCATCGGTATGATCGTGATGGGAGTTTCAGCCTGTCTGAACTTCTTCGTGTCGCAGAAACTGATGAAAGTAGCTAAAGCGACGGATTCCATCGCCCTTGAAAGTGATGCCTGGCATTTACGGACTGATGTCTTCACCTCGGTCGGGGTCGTGGCCGGACTTATTCTGATCAGGATCACCGGACTCACGTTCCTCGATTCGGTCATCGCCATACTCGTTGCGCTGCTGATCCTGCGTGAAGCATATTCACTCATCCGGCGCTCGTTCAGCGATCTCATGGATCAGAGTCTCGATGAAGAAGAAGTTGAAAAGATATGCGAGATCATCTGCAGACATCAGGATGAATATACCAACTATCACAGTCTCAAAACGCGAAAAGCCGGACCCGACAAGTTCGTCGAGTTCCATCTCATGATGCCGCATGCAACACCCCTTTCAGATGCTCACAAGGTTTTGCAGGAGGTCGAGGATGAACTCAAAGCAGAGATCCCGCGGGTCACGGTGATCGTGCACCTCGACCCCTGCGACGGAAGATGTAACCGCGATACATGCACGTTCTTCTGCCGCAGAAAAACGTGA
- a CDS encoding DUF362 domain-containing protein, translating to MNQITGSAKCSSYDREEVCRAVENAIEAAGGLPPLAGKKVLLKPNLLSDAGYEKAVSTQPEVLYAVGKLVLEAGGVPLIADSSGAGILYTPRVMKRVYQKCGITRIAGDLGITLSNETGSQDRAFPEGKVMKHFTVIDQACEADVIISVCKLKTHMFTQYSGAVKNTFGVVPGLDKPVFHSRFPDPADFSEMLVDLNELIRPDFVVMDAVVGMEGSGPMSGDPRHVGYILASKSVYTLDVTAQRLISMDPLRIPTTAAAAARGLVDPESVVTAGDAIIPLTDFVLPSTYSSPSRNTWFRRNVLRRFQTMGKYYAPAPVVKKEICVGCGQCVRICPVGAAAMKGQKASFDHRKCIRCYCCHEMCQYHAIEMKRSMAGRFLHMFLR from the coding sequence ATGAACCAGATCACCGGTTCTGCAAAATGCAGTTCATACGATCGGGAAGAGGTCTGTCGGGCAGTGGAGAACGCGATCGAAGCTGCCGGCGGACTCCCCCCGCTAGCAGGAAAGAAGGTACTTCTCAAACCAAATCTTCTCTCGGATGCCGGATATGAAAAGGCGGTAAGTACACAGCCTGAAGTACTCTATGCCGTTGGGAAACTGGTTCTGGAAGCAGGCGGCGTTCCATTGATTGCCGACAGTTCCGGGGCGGGAATATTATATACGCCCCGCGTGATGAAACGCGTCTATCAGAAATGCGGGATCACCCGTATCGCGGGTGATCTGGGCATCACTTTGTCAAACGAAACGGGATCCCAAGACCGTGCATTTCCCGAAGGAAAGGTGATGAAACATTTCACGGTCATCGATCAGGCGTGCGAAGCCGATGTCATCATATCGGTCTGTAAATTAAAGACCCACATGTTCACTCAGTATTCCGGTGCGGTGAAAAATACGTTTGGAGTCGTGCCTGGACTCGACAAACCGGTGTTTCATTCCAGGTTTCCGGATCCTGCTGATTTTTCCGAGATGCTGGTGGACTTAAACGAACTGATCCGGCCAGATTTTGTTGTAATGGATGCGGTCGTCGGCATGGAGGGGAGCGGGCCGATGAGCGGCGATCCAAGACACGTCGGCTATATTCTTGCATCAAAGTCGGTGTATACGCTGGACGTCACCGCACAAAGACTCATCTCTATGGATCCTCTGCGGATCCCAACAACAGCGGCTGCCGCCGCCCGCGGTCTCGTGGATCCGGAAAGCGTCGTAACGGCCGGCGATGCTATTATTCCGCTCACCGATTTTGTGCTGCCTTCGACATACAGTTCTCCTTCACGAAATACCTGGTTCCGGCGAAATGTACTGCGCAGGTTCCAGACGATGGGGAAGTATTATGCTCCCGCTCCTGTTGTAAAAAAGGAGATATGCGTGGGCTGCGGGCAGTGCGTGAGGATATGCCCAGTGGGAGCCGCCGCGATGAAAGGACAAAAAGCGTCCTTCGACCATAGAAAATGCATACGATGCTACTGCTGTCATGAGATGTGCCAGTATCACGCGATCGAAATGAAAAGAAGTATGGCAGGAAGATTCCTGCATATGTTTCTCAGGTGA
- the phoU gene encoding phosphate signaling complex protein PhoU, whose protein sequence is MNTYFHVELDSYKSEVTWYGRFALTMLKNSLLAYESADLMIAADIIRQKEYVNNQYEMLNERGLLLIALNQPMAKDLRMISSCMDIVTSSERIGRYAKDITELVAASVPDKIPPALHREGEATVSILNEVYTAFESGDVSRLQGCADIEGEIDTLYASLYKEIVTAMEGGSMTIPFGSACHLVNRYLERCGDHACRMAEKVYYLQTGKRVPLEEISQQ, encoded by the coding sequence ATGAACACCTATTTCCACGTTGAACTTGATTCATACAAAAGCGAAGTGACCTGGTATGGGAGATTTGCCCTTACCATGCTGAAAAACTCCCTGCTGGCATATGAGTCGGCCGATCTCATGATCGCCGCCGATATCATCCGGCAGAAGGAGTATGTGAACAATCAGTACGAGATGCTGAATGAACGGGGTCTTCTTTTGATAGCCCTGAACCAGCCGATGGCAAAGGATCTGCGCATGATCTCAAGCTGCATGGACATCGTTACCTCTTCAGAAAGGATCGGCCGTTATGCAAAAGACATTACTGAGTTAGTCGCTGCAAGCGTCCCCGATAAGATCCCGCCGGCCCTTCATAGAGAAGGCGAGGCCACCGTCTCGATCCTCAATGAAGTGTATACAGCGTTCGAGTCAGGAGACGTTTCCCGCCTGCAGGGTTGTGCAGATATCGAAGGCGAGATCGATACGCTGTATGCCTCCCTCTACAAAGAGATCGTAACGGCGATGGAAGGCGGCAGTATGACGATCCCCTTTGGGAGCGCCTGCCATCTCGTGAACAGGTATCTGGAACGCTGCGGCGATCATGCCTGCAGAATGGCTGAAAAGGTGTATTATCTCCAGACCGGCAAACGCGTGCCCCTGGAAGAGATCAGCCAGCAATGA
- the pstB gene encoding phosphate ABC transporter ATP-binding protein PstB — MTSILSTKNLNLSYGSKQTLYDIDFSFEEKSVTALIGPSGCGKSTLLRCMNRMNDLIPDCKITGDISYRGENIMTSDPVLLRRKIGMVFQRPNPFPKSIYDNIAYGPRAHGEKDKKTLDAVVEKSLKGAVLWDEVKDRLHESALGLSGGQQQRLCIARTLAVNPDVILMDEPCSALDPIATAKIENLIMDLKKDYTVIIVTHNMQQAARVSDITGFMYLGKMIEADKTTTIFSNPHEELTERYITGRFG, encoded by the coding sequence ATGACATCCATTCTATCCACAAAAAACCTGAATCTTTCCTATGGATCGAAACAGACACTCTATGATATCGATTTTTCCTTTGAGGAAAAATCCGTAACAGCACTGATAGGTCCATCCGGGTGCGGGAAATCGACGCTGCTTCGGTGCATGAACCGCATGAACGACCTGATTCCCGACTGTAAAATAACCGGCGACATATCGTACCGCGGGGAAAACATAATGACAAGCGATCCGGTCCTTCTCCGGCGAAAGATCGGGATGGTCTTCCAGCGTCCAAACCCGTTTCCAAAATCCATCTACGACAACATCGCCTACGGCCCCCGTGCCCACGGAGAGAAGGACAAAAAAACGCTGGACGCGGTCGTCGAAAAAAGTCTGAAAGGCGCCGTTCTCTGGGATGAAGTAAAAGATCGTCTGCATGAGTCGGCCCTTGGACTTTCCGGCGGCCAGCAGCAGAGATTATGCATCGCCCGAACGTTGGCCGTAAATCCCGATGTGATCCTTATGGACGAACCTTGCTCAGCTCTCGACCCGATCGCCACCGCAAAGATCGAGAATCTGATCATGGATCTGAAAAAGGATTATACGGTCATCATCGTGACCCACAATATGCAGCAGGCTGCACGGGTAAGCGACATCACCGGATTCATGTATCTGGGAAAAATGATCGAAGCAGACAAGACCACGACGATCTTTTCCAACCCGCACGAAGAGCTTACAGAACGCTATATTACAGGACGATTCGGATGA
- the pstA gene encoding phosphate ABC transporter permease PstA has protein sequence MNVRITAGWKETGIKSVWLAAALIAASAVVFILGYLVLTSLPIFFETGISGFFFNTVWNPTGSTPSYGIATLIIDTLLVTFGAMIFAVPLGIISAVFLAYLAPQKVRDIVKPAIELLAGIPSVVYGFFGMVVLCSFLQSTLNIPSGFSWLAASILLGIMALPTIVSVSEDALYVVPKDYKEASLGLGATKWQTISRVLIPAAASGISAAVILGIGRAIGETMAVMMVAGNAAVIPSPIWDVLSPVRTLTATLGIELGEVATGSMHYYALFGVAAVLLLITLLINLLSGRITKKIQSGRPVFSVPAKIKTFLKLCGAILLISFLMYAIGILPTIVLMAIAGGLFFVRGVLSHKSIERTAFGLIYAGTFIVIGILVLILGNIFINGIPAISWEFLTTSPSNMGLEGGIFPAIIGTLQLVGGAILIALPIGIGSAIYLHEYSRDNILTRLLRTGNDLLAGTPSIVFGVFGFAFLVIFLGWGVCLLAGMVCLALMILPTIIKTTEEALKSVPNSLREASLGLGATKWQTLKNVVLPSAAPGILTGTILSIGRAAGETAPIMFTAVVFSKRFISMDLFDPVMALPFHLYVLATSVPGSQTQQYGTAVVLISLVMAIYLVAIVIRKRFQKRLI, from the coding sequence ATGAACGTAAGGATTACAGCGGGATGGAAAGAGACAGGTATCAAATCGGTGTGGCTGGCAGCCGCACTGATCGCCGCCTCGGCAGTGGTGTTCATTCTCGGATACCTTGTCCTGACTTCTCTCCCGATTTTTTTTGAAACTGGTATCTCCGGATTTTTCTTTAATACAGTCTGGAATCCGACAGGCAGTACTCCGTCATATGGAATTGCCACTCTTATTATCGACACGCTTCTGGTAACATTCGGAGCGATGATTTTTGCCGTACCTCTTGGTATCATCAGTGCCGTTTTTCTTGCCTATCTTGCCCCGCAAAAGGTCCGTGATATCGTCAAGCCGGCAATAGAACTTCTTGCAGGAATCCCGTCGGTAGTCTACGGATTTTTCGGCATGGTCGTTCTCTGCAGTTTCCTGCAGAGTACTTTGAATATTCCAAGCGGTTTTTCCTGGCTTGCCGCCTCGATCCTTCTAGGAATCATGGCACTGCCGACGATCGTATCCGTCTCCGAAGATGCTCTCTATGTGGTTCCAAAGGATTACAAAGAGGCGTCGCTTGGTCTTGGAGCCACGAAATGGCAGACCATTTCGCGTGTGCTGATACCTGCCGCCGCATCGGGCATCTCGGCTGCGGTGATTCTTGGAATCGGCCGTGCGATCGGCGAAACAATGGCCGTGATGATGGTCGCCGGAAATGCGGCAGTGATTCCGTCACCAATTTGGGATGTCCTCTCCCCGGTCAGAACGCTGACGGCGACGCTTGGTATAGAGCTTGGCGAAGTCGCGACGGGCTCAATGCATTATTACGCTCTCTTCGGCGTTGCAGCTGTGCTCCTGTTGATCACTCTTCTGATCAACCTCCTCTCAGGCAGGATCACAAAAAAGATCCAGAGCGGCAGACCCGTCTTCAGCGTACCTGCCAAAATCAAAACATTCCTTAAGCTTTGCGGGGCGATACTTCTCATCAGCTTCCTGATGTATGCAATCGGGATCCTGCCGACGATCGTTCTGATGGCGATAGCCGGAGGACTGTTCTTCGTTCGGGGAGTTTTATCCCACAAATCGATCGAGCGAACAGCGTTTGGCCTAATTTATGCGGGAACGTTCATCGTTATCGGAATCCTGGTCCTTATTCTTGGAAACATTTTCATAAACGGGATCCCGGCAATTTCGTGGGAATTTCTGACGACTTCGCCGAGCAATATGGGACTGGAAGGAGGGATTTTCCCTGCGATCATCGGAACGCTCCAGCTGGTCGGCGGCGCTATTCTTATAGCCCTCCCAATTGGAATCGGATCTGCGATCTATCTGCATGAATACTCCAGAGATAACATCCTGACCCGCCTTCTTAGGACAGGGAACGATCTGCTTGCCGGCACGCCGTCAATCGTTTTCGGCGTGTTCGGGTTTGCCTTCCTTGTTATATTCCTCGGATGGGGTGTCTGTCTTCTTGCAGGTATGGTCTGTCTTGCTTTGATGATCCTCCCAACGATCATAAAAACAACAGAAGAAGCCCTCAAATCGGTTCCAAACTCTCTGCGGGAGGCATCGCTTGGACTTGGTGCGACCAAATGGCAGACCCTGAAAAATGTGGTCTTACCCTCGGCGGCCCCCGGAATTCTTACCGGAACGATCCTTTCGATCGGAAGAGCAGCCGGCGAAACAGCCCCGATCATGTTCACTGCAGTGGTGTTTTCCAAACGGTTCATCAGTATGGATCTCTTTGATCCGGTGATGGCGCTTCCCTTCCATCTGTATGTCCTCGCAACAAGTGTGCCCGGGTCACAAACCCAGCAGTATGGGACCGCCGTCGTTCTTATATCCCTTGTTATGGCGATATACCTCGTTGCGATCGTGATTCGAAAACGTTTCCAGAAGAGATTAATATGA
- a CDS encoding phosphate ABC transporter substrate-binding protein produces MKRKTMSIVGAAAILFAVFLVFASGCVSQGEEPETLTLAGSTTVLPVAQTVAEIYMDEHATADIQVSGGGSSVGATAAKEGTADIGMLSRELKDSEKEGSDLKEYVIAKDGIALIAHPSNTVSDLTLEQIKDIYQGKITNWKELGGADMKIVLIGRDSASGTREFFTEFVLKKEDAASTMQEFSSNGAVQQAVAQTPGAIGYVSLEFVDDSVKAFTLSGVAPTVENVINGSYSINRPLLMITNGEPTGLAKKFLEFILSDEGQTIIAENGFVPVNA; encoded by the coding sequence ATGAAACGAAAGACCATGAGTATTGTTGGAGCTGCGGCAATTCTTTTTGCTGTGTTCCTTGTGTTTGCTTCCGGCTGTGTAAGCCAAGGAGAAGAACCGGAGACCCTTACCTTAGCGGGATCCACAACCGTTCTACCGGTCGCCCAAACCGTTGCAGAAATTTACATGGATGAGCACGCGACTGCCGACATCCAGGTCAGCGGCGGCGGATCAAGCGTCGGCGCGACGGCAGCAAAAGAAGGCACGGCTGACATAGGCATGCTTTCGCGTGAACTCAAAGACTCTGAAAAAGAAGGAAGCGACCTGAAAGAATACGTCATTGCAAAAGACGGAATCGCTCTGATCGCCCACCCGTCGAACACGGTTTCGGACCTGACCCTTGAACAGATCAAAGACATTTATCAGGGAAAGATCACAAACTGGAAAGAACTTGGCGGAGCCGACATGAAAATTGTCCTGATCGGTCGTGACAGTGCATCGGGCACCCGGGAATTCTTTACCGAGTTTGTTCTGAAGAAGGAGGATGCAGCAAGCACCATGCAGGAGTTCAGTTCAAACGGAGCCGTGCAGCAGGCCGTAGCCCAGACACCCGGAGCTATAGGTTATGTGTCTCTCGAGTTCGTTGATGATTCCGTCAAAGCATTTACGCTCTCCGGCGTTGCCCCGACGGTTGAGAACGTTATCAACGGCAGTTACTCGATCAACCGTCCTCTTCTGATGATCACGAACGGTGAACCGACCGGCCTTGCAAAGAAGTTCCTTGAGTTCATTCTCTCGGATGAAGGTCAGACGATCATCGCAGAAAACGGTTTTGTTCCGGTTAACGCATGA
- a CDS encoding phosphate uptake regulator PhoU encodes MEIRKVQMTGGSSYVLSLPKGWIRERNIQKNDPLGVVSQADGTLLITPNLHYDSTSRTKEFGLKDYPDPTTLLRSLIGAYISGFTTIKITSAGRIPPKVRMVVRKFSQMTIGQEVSEEADNSIVLKDILNPTEMPFENTIRRMYVIVKGMHEDAMNALEQGRLDLAEDVIARDTDVDRLHWLVHRQFSLIVDNPSLSLKMGITPGIAATYYQISRIIERVGDHTVLIAEAAATLIEKGVDRTLVAKLTGLSEFSLNIFNKSIQAIYSGSIPGANKIITEVEEMEAAYHGLADSIRKMRVPEAVAVTQITQSLHRITEYSSDIAEILINRMVSQ; translated from the coding sequence ATGGAAATCCGGAAAGTTCAGATGACGGGCGGGTCATCCTATGTATTGTCTCTTCCAAAAGGATGGATACGTGAGAGAAATATTCAGAAAAACGATCCCCTCGGCGTGGTTTCACAGGCAGACGGAACCCTGCTTATCACACCGAATCTGCATTACGACAGCACGTCAAGGACGAAGGAGTTCGGTCTTAAGGATTATCCTGATCCGACGACGCTTCTTAGATCCCTTATCGGCGCATACATATCCGGATTCACGACGATAAAAATCACATCAGCCGGCAGGATCCCGCCAAAGGTGCGTATGGTCGTTCGCAAATTCTCCCAGATGACGATCGGGCAGGAAGTTTCGGAAGAGGCTGACAACAGTATCGTTCTCAAAGACATCCTGAACCCAACAGAGATGCCGTTTGAAAATACCATTCGCAGGATGTACGTGATCGTGAAAGGTATGCACGAGGATGCAATGAATGCTCTCGAGCAGGGAAGACTCGATCTCGCCGAAGACGTTATTGCAAGAGACACGGATGTCGACCGCCTTCACTGGCTGGTCCACCGCCAGTTTTCCCTGATCGTCGATAATCCATCACTCTCTTTAAAGATGGGGATCACTCCAGGGATCGCTGCGACCTACTACCAGATTTCCCGGATCATCGAACGGGTCGGGGACCACACGGTTCTCATTGCCGAGGCGGCCGCGACCCTTATCGAAAAAGGCGTTGACCGGACGCTCGTTGCGAAACTGACGGGCCTGAGCGAGTTTTCCCTGAACATCTTCAATAAAAGCATACAGGCTATCTACTCTGGCAGCATTCCGGGAGCAAACAAGATCATCACCGAAGTGGAAGAGATGGAAGCGGCGTATCACGGCCTGGCGGACTCGATTCGTAAAATGCGGGTCCCCGAGGCAGTGGCAGTCACGCAGATCACCCAAAGCCTTCACCGAATTACCGAATACAGTTCCGATATCGCCGAGATCCTGATCAACCGCATGGTCTCGCAGTAA
- a CDS encoding endonuclease III, translating into MLVTDLRTRFREEGITPSLVADFQRHVMEFYAAKGRHDMEWRHTSDPYKIVVSEIMLQQTQVPRVAVIFPKFIERFPDFIALAKAEQTDVLAAWQGMGYNRRALNLQKLAGVIVNEYNGTVPEDPLVLKNLPGIGPATSCSIAAFAFNRPVVFIETNIRRVFIHYFFEDDQVVDDRELLPLVAAMLPEYSREWYWALMDLGTALKASVQNPNQRSRHYTKQKTFEGSDRKIRGNVLKKMLEQKNGDPEMFAKEMTEDPSRVRRIMDKMTAEGFFVREETGTYRLSDKKRREE; encoded by the coding sequence ATGCTGGTCACCGATCTTCGGACCCGTTTCCGGGAAGAGGGAATCACCCCCTCTCTTGTTGCGGATTTCCAGCGTCATGTCATGGAGTTTTACGCAGCGAAAGGCAGGCATGATATGGAATGGCGGCATACGAGCGACCCGTATAAAATCGTCGTCTCCGAGATCATGCTCCAGCAGACTCAGGTCCCGCGGGTCGCAGTGATCTTTCCAAAGTTCATCGAACGGTTTCCCGATTTTATTGCGCTTGCAAAAGCGGAGCAGACCGATGTTCTCGCCGCATGGCAGGGAATGGGCTATAACCGCCGGGCTTTGAATCTCCAGAAACTTGCCGGCGTTATCGTGAATGAATACAACGGCACGGTGCCTGAGGATCCGCTCGTCCTGAAGAATCTCCCGGGAATAGGGCCTGCCACATCCTGTTCGATCGCAGCATTCGCCTTCAACCGGCCTGTCGTATTCATCGAAACGAACATAAGAAGAGTGTTCATCCATTACTTTTTCGAAGACGACCAAGTCGTGGACGACAGAGAACTGCTGCCACTCGTTGCGGCCATGCTTCCCGAGTATTCCCGTGAATGGTACTGGGCTTTGATGGATCTTGGAACGGCGCTGAAAGCATCGGTGCAGAACCCGAATCAGCGAAGCCGTCATTACACGAAACAGAAGACCTTCGAAGGCTCCGACCGGAAGATACGAGGCAATGTTTTGAAAAAAATGCTCGAACAAAAAAACGGTGACCCGGAGATGTTTGCAAAAGAGATGACTGAGGATCCGTCACGAGTCAGGAGGATCATGGATAAAATGACGGCCGAAGGGTTTTTCGTGAGAGAAGAGACTGGGACATACCGGTTAAGTGATAAAAAAAGAAGAGAGGAATAA